A stretch of Novipirellula artificiosorum DNA encodes these proteins:
- a CDS encoding serine/threonine-protein kinase produces the protein MTEKIPNPTPDDQSKREDPDFLQDDRDPGDATSSELESTLEAFSSLDPADDDPNQTLPLASSGDKTVSAADLEATVDLEATVDVKETVDLEATVGDAQDRTVSAADLEQTIDVMGSGDGADDVDRTLDASDLGGTLQDTLSTSPIVSSADDSEQFNPSVLVSGQVGATINPRDLSDEDAAIWESLTHANSSRGEPSQLAPAIERSLRETNLQIQTRSVTKGQVNAAEKSDYRLVRLLGKGGMGNVYIARQGSLDRMIAVKIIRPLEKAKREKLRQAGRLDAVEQDRRQQFLSEAVVTGDLDHPNIVPIHDIAVMGDETLFYAMKRVIGTPWSKVITEKSRDENLEILLKTCDAVGFAHTRGVVHRDIKPENIMLGDFGVVMVMDWGLALPTEAFEKRDSVFPNDGLGGTPAFMAPEMATGPVERITAQSDVYLLGATLFMIITGNAPHHGKTVRECIQAVASNKIRDFDDQHRGELMDVALKAMATRPADRYPDVVSFQQAIRDYRSHAESIALASRATEDLQRGESTQQYADFSRAIFGFEESLSLWPGNTRATEGLEKARLLYAETAYQNEDFDNGLQVLDEQVHEHQPLIEKLRAGLRERESRIKRFRWLRRAVAALLAFILVGGSIAMFIINEKRNQAERAEGIANKQTQLALDAKHKEELQKEAALAAEKEAKRLEIIAKTQEAKAKEQETLAKQNEQIALDAKRRADESLAAETKARQAAVNAKILETQAKIAAEKSERNAIVARDEAEKQRKLAEYEGYLSNVGLVKARLERNNFDKARDTLQTILTNSQNGMGPSGLGWEYRWLARQVSQSHSAVEMRDAVVQLVSAQSGQSAVSVTEDGAVQLIALSPQGEIVSKTSHQIPGVRVTCAAISNSEKEIALGTESGSVQVWDAGLERRLRTLDGHTRTVTALHFCDQTTLLSGSTDRTLRVWDLPSQQQLTEGWHIAPVLQIDVAVRADAKGWLVAAAVADASSGRVVLWQLDRSADQVTAQRIGDFDAHQSPVSSVALSQEGRLAASGDLAGNVLIWRPDRVSQIDYAADIRSAIENLEEAGNREPRQRTLTSIPLIDPDLANTSSVQRMRAEPSQKSMLAHLDAIRAIRFSMDGTQLLTASDDYTLKLWDEQTRKLVTSLRGHGGWVTDAVFVAENGSTVLSSSVDKTVRSWRPKTYIGDSATTRVTSLPADSAVALAESQIEQAHKDEIWSARFSSDGSRIVTASRDQTARVLRVDHDSMKLEQLGELDLADANDGAQGTLSEGTSFVAMSMAIDRQHNRLFVGSADASIRVWDLRRGIEVGRMNATGLNQSFALSEDGQFLLSGSSSAEVKALLWRLSPSGAPSPKLVHRFKGHDQAVTALAISADGSMLFTGDRDGRGIVWDGQTGNPIGEPIEQLRGYRINAAKFVRGKKELLIAADDQQLSRFDLQTRERTAKLNHDGFVTGLSISPDETFALTVSERTDAKSIQTVATLWDLRSQQSKVLDRSDLTRAGSASRKAVSRGRITAAEFGEVGELALITHAQTDAAPTRIGVWRISDVGDADSQGWVELPSAIGSAEMATPISSTEFLSLSGDAAFLWDINQRTHLRSYRSHGAVKQASFSADGRFIATGSRSIKIWDAETFQAIGKLEVPHAGPIRSLQFAHGYLGDRPDYRLISGSDEGVAKLWRWDPSQQEITLVEQFNLGTAIASVQMSDDGQWVLAAGAGGTAKLWKVDAAERPVVFHDRKARDLTCSSFSEDGHWIAFGTSDATGLLWHVPESDDSDVDPPIELTGHAQQIEDIAILQGAGPMRLFTASADQSIRVWDPRIDAVSQSSSPSEAREVLMLEQHTSSVTAVDLTDRGEILLSASRDGTVILWPASK, from the coding sequence ATGACTGAGAAAATACCGAACCCGACTCCCGACGATCAATCGAAGCGGGAAGATCCTGACTTCTTACAAGATGACCGCGATCCAGGTGATGCGACTTCATCCGAACTCGAATCCACCCTCGAAGCGTTTTCGTCACTCGACCCGGCCGACGATGACCCGAACCAGACTTTGCCTCTCGCCTCGTCGGGCGATAAGACCGTGTCGGCGGCGGATCTTGAAGCGACCGTGGATCTTGAAGCGACGGTGGATGTTAAGGAAACGGTGGATCTTGAAGCGACCGTGGGTGACGCTCAAGATCGAACGGTTTCTGCGGCGGATTTGGAGCAGACGATTGACGTGATGGGGAGCGGGGATGGAGCGGACGATGTGGATCGAACTCTCGATGCCTCCGATTTAGGTGGGACCCTTCAAGATACGTTGTCGACGTCGCCGATTGTGTCATCCGCGGACGACAGCGAACAATTCAATCCTTCGGTACTGGTGAGCGGGCAGGTCGGGGCAACGATCAATCCCCGTGATCTTTCGGACGAAGACGCTGCGATTTGGGAATCACTGACGCATGCGAACAGTAGTCGAGGTGAGCCGAGTCAACTTGCGCCGGCGATCGAACGTTCGCTTCGTGAAACGAACCTGCAGATTCAGACCCGTAGCGTGACGAAGGGGCAGGTCAATGCTGCGGAGAAATCCGACTATCGTCTGGTCCGCTTGCTTGGCAAAGGTGGGATGGGCAATGTTTACATCGCGCGGCAAGGCTCGCTTGACCGGATGATCGCGGTCAAGATTATTCGTCCACTGGAGAAGGCCAAGCGAGAAAAGCTTCGACAAGCCGGTCGCCTCGACGCGGTCGAGCAAGACCGTCGTCAGCAGTTTCTTTCCGAAGCGGTTGTGACAGGCGATTTGGACCATCCAAACATTGTCCCCATTCATGATATCGCTGTGATGGGCGATGAAACGCTCTTCTATGCGATGAAACGGGTCATTGGTACGCCATGGTCGAAGGTCATTACCGAAAAGAGTCGTGACGAGAATCTTGAGATCCTGTTGAAAACATGTGATGCCGTCGGTTTTGCTCACACACGCGGCGTCGTGCATCGAGACATCAAACCTGAAAACATCATGCTTGGCGACTTCGGGGTCGTGATGGTGATGGATTGGGGGTTGGCCTTACCGACGGAAGCCTTTGAAAAACGCGACTCGGTTTTCCCCAATGATGGACTGGGGGGGACCCCCGCGTTCATGGCCCCTGAAATGGCGACCGGGCCGGTGGAACGAATCACGGCTCAAAGTGATGTGTATCTGCTCGGTGCGACCTTGTTCATGATCATCACCGGCAACGCTCCTCACCATGGCAAAACGGTGCGTGAGTGCATTCAAGCCGTCGCGAGCAATAAGATTCGTGATTTCGACGATCAACATCGAGGGGAACTGATGGACGTCGCCCTCAAGGCGATGGCAACGCGGCCAGCCGATCGGTATCCGGATGTGGTCAGTTTTCAGCAGGCGATTCGAGATTATCGGTCGCATGCCGAAAGCATCGCATTGGCTTCGCGAGCAACGGAGGACTTGCAAAGGGGAGAATCGACGCAGCAATACGCTGACTTCTCAAGAGCGATCTTTGGATTCGAGGAATCGCTTTCCCTGTGGCCTGGTAATACTCGAGCGACCGAAGGGCTTGAAAAGGCTCGTTTGCTGTATGCCGAAACCGCGTACCAAAACGAGGACTTCGACAATGGATTGCAAGTGCTGGATGAGCAAGTCCACGAGCACCAACCTCTGATCGAGAAGTTGCGGGCGGGTCTGCGTGAACGCGAGAGCCGAATCAAGCGTTTTCGATGGTTGCGTCGAGCCGTCGCCGCTTTGTTGGCGTTCATTCTCGTTGGCGGAAGCATTGCGATGTTCATCATCAACGAGAAGCGTAATCAGGCCGAGCGAGCAGAAGGAATCGCGAACAAGCAAACCCAGCTCGCGTTGGATGCGAAACATAAGGAGGAGTTACAGAAGGAAGCTGCGCTCGCAGCGGAAAAGGAGGCGAAAAGGCTTGAAATAATCGCGAAAACGCAAGAAGCCAAAGCAAAGGAGCAAGAGACCCTCGCCAAGCAGAATGAGCAAATCGCGCTCGATGCAAAGAGGCGGGCGGACGAGTCCCTGGCCGCGGAAACCAAGGCAAGGCAGGCCGCAGTCAATGCCAAGATACTTGAGACTCAAGCCAAAATCGCAGCGGAGAAAAGTGAACGCAACGCGATTGTGGCCCGTGATGAGGCAGAAAAACAACGAAAGTTAGCAGAGTATGAAGGATACCTATCCAATGTTGGATTGGTCAAAGCACGCCTCGAACGCAACAACTTTGATAAGGCCCGTGACACGCTGCAAACGATCCTCACCAATAGTCAAAATGGTATGGGGCCCAGCGGATTGGGGTGGGAATACCGCTGGTTAGCGCGGCAGGTGTCGCAGTCGCATTCCGCGGTTGAGATGAGGGACGCCGTTGTTCAACTTGTCTCGGCACAAAGTGGTCAGTCGGCCGTCAGTGTGACCGAAGATGGCGCTGTTCAATTGATTGCTTTGTCGCCACAAGGCGAAATTGTGTCCAAGACATCTCATCAGATCCCTGGGGTCCGAGTTACCTGCGCGGCGATATCCAACAGCGAGAAGGAGATCGCCTTGGGCACGGAATCGGGTAGTGTGCAGGTTTGGGACGCGGGTCTCGAGCGGCGTCTCAGAACGCTCGATGGGCACACGCGAACCGTAACGGCTCTCCATTTCTGCGATCAAACGACGCTATTGTCGGGGTCCACGGATCGTACCCTCCGAGTTTGGGATTTGCCGAGCCAGCAACAACTTACCGAAGGTTGGCACATCGCTCCGGTGTTACAGATTGACGTTGCGGTTCGAGCCGATGCAAAGGGATGGCTGGTCGCCGCCGCGGTTGCCGACGCTTCAAGCGGGCGGGTTGTGCTATGGCAGCTTGATCGCAGTGCCGACCAAGTGACCGCCCAGCGGATTGGAGACTTTGATGCTCATCAGAGCCCCGTTTCCTCGGTGGCACTGTCCCAAGAGGGGCGACTTGCTGCATCGGGAGATTTGGCGGGGAACGTTCTGATCTGGCGTCCTGATCGAGTGAGCCAAATCGACTACGCAGCCGATATCCGTTCTGCGATCGAGAACCTCGAAGAGGCTGGCAACCGCGAGCCTAGGCAGCGGACGTTGACGTCGATTCCGCTCATTGATCCGGATTTGGCAAACACGTCATCGGTACAGCGGATGCGCGCCGAGCCGTCGCAAAAATCGATGCTTGCGCACCTCGATGCCATACGCGCGATCCGCTTTTCGATGGACGGGACGCAGTTGTTGACCGCTTCGGACGACTACACGCTAAAACTTTGGGACGAACAAACGCGGAAATTGGTGACATCCTTGCGTGGCCATGGCGGTTGGGTGACCGATGCCGTGTTTGTGGCCGAGAACGGCTCGACAGTTTTGTCGAGCTCTGTGGACAAGACCGTCCGATCGTGGAGACCGAAGACTTACATCGGTGATTCCGCCACAACGAGAGTGACGTCACTTCCAGCCGATTCAGCGGTAGCCCTTGCCGAGTCCCAGATCGAGCAAGCTCACAAGGACGAGATCTGGTCAGCGCGATTCAGCTCGGATGGGTCGCGGATCGTGACCGCCAGCCGAGACCAAACGGCGCGGGTGTTGAGGGTCGATCACGACAGCATGAAACTTGAACAACTGGGGGAGCTGGATTTAGCTGACGCCAACGATGGCGCTCAGGGCACCTTGAGCGAGGGGACCTCCTTTGTTGCGATGTCGATGGCAATTGATCGGCAACACAACCGATTGTTTGTCGGCAGCGCCGACGCGAGCATCCGCGTCTGGGACTTGCGGCGTGGAATTGAAGTGGGACGCATGAATGCGACGGGGCTGAATCAATCGTTTGCCCTGTCCGAAGATGGCCAATTCTTGCTATCGGGCTCCAGTTCGGCCGAGGTCAAGGCACTTTTGTGGCGGCTGAGTCCAAGCGGAGCTCCGTCGCCAAAATTGGTTCACCGTTTCAAAGGTCACGATCAGGCGGTAACGGCGCTGGCCATTTCGGCCGACGGTTCGATGCTGTTCACCGGCGACCGTGATGGGCGGGGAATCGTTTGGGATGGACAAACAGGAAATCCGATCGGAGAGCCGATCGAGCAATTGCGAGGATACCGGATCAATGCCGCAAAGTTTGTTCGAGGCAAGAAGGAGTTACTCATCGCAGCAGATGATCAGCAATTGTCTCGGTTCGATCTGCAGACGCGAGAAAGGACTGCCAAATTGAATCATGACGGGTTCGTAACAGGATTGTCGATTTCACCAGACGAAACGTTTGCTTTGACCGTAAGCGAACGTACCGATGCAAAATCGATTCAAACGGTTGCAACCTTATGGGATCTGCGATCACAGCAGTCGAAGGTTCTCGATCGAAGTGATTTAACTCGAGCGGGTTCCGCAAGTCGGAAAGCGGTTTCGCGAGGTCGAATCACGGCTGCTGAGTTTGGTGAAGTGGGTGAGTTGGCATTGATCACGCACGCTCAAACGGATGCGGCGCCAACCCGAATCGGTGTATGGAGAATCAGCGATGTCGGTGATGCGGACAGCCAAGGCTGGGTTGAATTGCCATCCGCAATTGGGTCGGCCGAAATGGCAACTCCGATCTCATCGACCGAGTTCCTTTCGCTTAGCGGAGACGCAGCATTCCTATGGGATATCAACCAACGTACACATTTGAGAAGTTATCGATCGCATGGAGCGGTAAAACAAGCAAGCTTTTCTGCGGATGGCCGATTCATCGCGACGGGTAGCCGATCGATTAAGATTTGGGATGCCGAAACGTTTCAAGCGATCGGTAAATTGGAAGTTCCACACGCGGGCCCTATTCGTTCGTTGCAGTTCGCACACGGCTACTTAGGCGATCGCCCCGACTATCGGTTGATTTCGGGAAGCGATGAGGGTGTCGCAAAGCTATGGCGTTGGGATCCGAGTCAACAAGAGATCACGCTTGTTGAGCAATTCAATCTTGGTACCGCGATTGCTTCGGTGCAAATGAGTGATGACGGTCAATGGGTCTTGGCGGCTGGCGCTGGCGGTACGGCCAAGCTGTGGAAAGTGGATGCAGCGGAAAGGCCAGTTGTTTTTCATGATCGCAAGGCTCGAGATTTGACTTGCAGTTCCTTTTCGGAAGACGGTCATTGGATCGCCTTTGGTACTAGCGATGCCACGGGATTGCTGTGGCACGTTCCTGAGTCGGATGATAGCGATGTGGATCCACCTATCGAACTGACGGGACACGCTCAGCAAATCGAGGACATCGCGATCTTACAGGGGGCGGGGCCAATGCGGCTGTTTACGGCCAGTGCTGATCAATCCATTCGAGTATGGGATCCACGTATTGACGCCGTCAGCCAATCTTCGTCGCCCAGCGAGGCACGCGAGGTTTTGATGCTTGAACAACATACCTCCAGCGTGACGGCCGTCGATTTGACAGATCGCGGAGAGATTTTGCTCTCAGCGAGTCGCGACGGAACGGTTATTCTTTGGCCCGCGAGCAAATAG
- a CDS encoding potassium channel protein, translated as MSSRKHDALQWIAAETAPLMFWLSLTFLVFQSILVVLWVDVPNLRENLAIEDMQLGEAATHDLLLMSVADGSSESIEMFAIYGMLLIWPIVIAESILHWLTRPWNRETRSFHFYSLLFCICPSLRMCARSLRMGKRIWLPELGWRKADARMRRRLERRLSMPMIGIAMLIMPVLLVELFMKTQVADYRWLRFALHFSTGFIWFCFAAEFILMVSIAEKKLAYCKTHWIDLAIIFLPLVSFLRSLRLLRATGITKMLRLSQLNQVARVYRLRGTALKALRALVLIDFLERVISPAPEKSLLRLRLQLAELEREAKRVRRKITKLERESRESCDENVESL; from the coding sequence ATGTCCAGCCGAAAACATGACGCTCTACAGTGGATCGCCGCTGAAACGGCGCCGCTGATGTTTTGGCTATCGCTGACTTTCCTGGTCTTTCAATCGATCCTGGTCGTGCTCTGGGTTGACGTCCCCAATCTGCGAGAGAACTTAGCGATTGAGGACATGCAGCTCGGAGAGGCGGCCACCCACGATCTGTTGTTGATGTCCGTTGCGGATGGTTCGTCGGAATCGATCGAGATGTTCGCCATTTATGGCATGCTGTTGATCTGGCCGATCGTGATCGCCGAATCCATTTTGCATTGGTTGACGCGGCCGTGGAACCGCGAAACGCGGTCCTTCCACTTCTACTCGCTATTGTTCTGCATCTGTCCGTCGCTACGGATGTGTGCGCGCAGCCTAAGAATGGGGAAGCGAATTTGGCTGCCCGAACTGGGGTGGCGAAAAGCGGACGCCCGCATGCGGCGACGTCTCGAACGTCGGCTCAGCATGCCGATGATTGGAATCGCGATGCTGATCATGCCTGTGTTGTTGGTCGAGCTGTTTATGAAAACACAGGTCGCGGACTACCGATGGTTACGATTTGCATTGCACTTCTCGACAGGGTTCATCTGGTTCTGCTTCGCAGCCGAATTCATCTTGATGGTGTCGATCGCGGAAAAGAAGCTGGCCTACTGCAAGACCCACTGGATTGATCTGGCGATTATTTTTTTGCCACTGGTCTCCTTCTTGAGGTCGCTACGACTATTGCGGGCGACAGGCATTACGAAAATGCTGCGTCTTTCGCAATTAAACCAAGTCGCGCGTGTCTATCGGCTCCGTGGCACCGCATTGAAGGCGCTTCGGGCACTCGTGCTGATCGATTTCCTTGAACGCGTGATCTCGCCCGCACCAGAAAAATCGTTGCTTAGGCTGCGTCTTCAGCTCGCTGAACTTGAGAGGGAGGCGAAGCGTGTCCGCAGGAAAATCACGAAACTCGAGCGTGAGTCTCGCGAATCTTGTGATGAAAACGTTGAATCACTTTAA
- a CDS encoding SUI1 family translation initiation factor: protein MSRLFAGTPFDIPPTCDRCGLPEQDCHCPPPEKQYLAPAKQTAKVFTEHRKHKRAMTIVKGLDPEESDLRALLTKLQSGCGAGGSIQQDRIEIQGDHLTRVKAKLAELGYRVR, encoded by the coding sequence ATGAGTCGACTCTTTGCTGGTACGCCGTTCGACATTCCGCCGACCTGCGATCGATGCGGACTTCCCGAGCAGGACTGCCATTGCCCGCCCCCCGAGAAACAATACCTTGCACCCGCCAAGCAAACCGCGAAAGTTTTCACCGAACATCGCAAGCACAAGCGTGCGATGACGATTGTCAAAGGACTTGATCCCGAGGAATCGGATCTCCGAGCGCTACTTACAAAACTACAATCGGGCTGCGGAGCAGGGGGATCGATCCAGCAAGATCGGATCGAAATCCAAGGCGACCATTTGACTCGAGTCAAAGCGAAATTGGCCGAACTGGGGTACCGAGTGCGGTGA